Proteins found in one Hoplias malabaricus isolate fHopMal1 chromosome 17, fHopMal1.hap1, whole genome shotgun sequence genomic segment:
- the cysltr1 gene encoding cysteinyl leukotriene receptor 1, which yields MYQSNTSAANCSSIDDFRNQVYSTAYSIITVFGLVGNGFALYVLLRTYRQSSAFHVYMLNLAVADLLCVSTLPLRVLYYVKKGQWDLGDFLCRVSSYALYVNLYCSIFFMMAMSFTRFLAIVFPVQNLRMATERRARVVCVCIWVFICATSSPFLLTGQHIDPISNKTKCFEPPEETGSLRKLITLNYISLVVGFAIPFLVIIVCYAGIVRALLRNTNGLKKQRSTRTKAIRMIVVVMLAFLISFMPYHIQRTVHLYFKKKNGSCEEINYMQKSVVITLCLAASNSCFDPMLYFFSGENFRHRLSTFRKASVNSANIQRSRNLPPAINPLEDSELKKSNNSSKLG from the coding sequence ATGTACCAGTCTAACACCTCAGCTGCAAACTGCAGCTCTATCGATGACTTTCGCAATCAGGTGTACTCCACTGCCTACTCCATCATAACAGTCTTCGGCCTGGTGGGAAATGGCTTTGCGCTCTATGTGCTTCTTCGGACTTACCGCCAGTCCTCGGCCTTCCATGTGTACATGCTGAACCTGGCTGTGGCGGACCTGTTGTGTGTCAGCACCCTCCCACTGAGGGTGCTTTACTATGTGAAAAAGGGCCAGTGGGACCTGGGGGACTTCCTCTGTAGGGTGAGCTCCTACGCACTCTATGTCAATCTCTActgcagcattttttttatGATGGCCATGAGCTTCACTCGCTTCCTAGCCATTGTCTTCCCAGTACAGAACCTACGCATGGCCACTGAGCGACGGGCccgtgtggtgtgtgtttgcatcTGGGTCTTCATTTGTGCCACTAGTTCACCGTTCCTTTTAACTGGACAGCACATTGACCCAATTTCtaacaagacaaaatgttttGAACCACCTGAGGAGACGGGCAGCCTCCGGAAGCTGATCACATTAAACTACATCTCCCTGGTGGTAGGCTTCGCCATCCCCTTCCTGGTCATCATTGTATGCTATGCAGGCATTGTGAGAGCTCTACTTCGCAACACCAATGGTCTGAAGAAGCAGCGTAGCACACGCACCAAGGCCATTCGTATGATCGTCGTAGTCATGCTGGCATTCCTAATCAGCTTCATGCCATATCATATACAACGCACAGTGCATCTGTACTTTAAAAAGAAGAACGGCTCCTGTGAGGAAATTAACTACATGCAGAAGTCAGTGGTGATCACACTTTGCCTGGCAGCTTCCAACTCCTGTTTTGACCCCATGCTCTACTTCTTCTCTGGGGAGAACTTCCGCCACCGTCTGTCCACCTTCAGAAAAGCTTCCGTGAACAGTGCTAACATCCAGCGCAGCCGGAATCTACCACCAGCCATCAACCCTCTAGAGGATAGCGAGCTCAAAAAATCCAACAATTCAAGTAAACTTGGTTAG